Part of the Aggregatilinea lenta genome, CGCAGCACCTGGGCCGATCCGGCGGCGTACGATAAGAAGGCGTCGGACCTCGCCAAGCGCTTTCACAAGTACATGGCGCAGTTCGAGGACGCGATGAGCGACGCCGTCAAGGCCGCCGCGCCGAAGGCGTAGCGCCTCCACGACCCGTTGTTCGCACGATCACACCGCCCCGGCGCGTAACCGGGGCGGTGTTTTTTACGTCAGGAAGGGGACGAGCACCTCACCCCGGCCCCTCTCCAATCAAGTGTATAGGCTGTAGACAGGCATGATCTGCGCACGGCGTAGGGGCAATTCATGAAGCGTCCCGACGCGCGAGCGTCTATCACTCGCCCGTTTCGCGCAACGTCTTGTCGAACAGCAGATACCGCCGCCGCACGGACATGCCCGCGCGTTCGTACAGCGCGACCGCGTTCGAATCGTTCTCGGCGTCCACTTCCAGTCCACCCGCCGTGAAGCCGCGTCTGCGCAACGCCGCGAACCCATGGCGCAGCAGCGCGCTGCCCAGCCCACGCCGCCGCCTGTCGGTGCGCACGCCGAGTGCGTTGATCCAGCCACGCCCCGGATCGGTCTCACCCCACGGCCCGCCCAGGCACAGGCCGACGACAGCGTCATTCTCGACCGCCACCAGCCACAGGCCCGGATCGAAGCCTGCACCCAGGCGCATGTGGCGCCATACCTCGAATGGCACCGGCTGGTAGCCCCAGTTCTCGCCGAAGAGGTCTGCCTCGGCAGCGTGTACCGCCTGCGCGTCGCGGTCGCGGTCGAAGGGCCGCAGCGTGATGCCGTCCGGCAGCGCGGGCGGCTCCGGCAGCCCGGCCAGCTCGACGTGCATGAACCACGAGCTGCGCACCACCACATAGCCCGCGCGTTCCAGCAGCGCAACCGTGGAGGCGGCAGCATCCCGCGCGAAGCGCCGCACGCGCAGCGGTAGATCGGGCGACATGTCGGCATCCGCGCGCTCCAGGTGACGCGCATCCGCCGCGCGCAGAAGCGCCGTCCCGATACCCTGCCTCCGGCAGCCGGGCAGCACCGCGCCGGTCCCCCACCCCGTGCCGAAGCGGGGATCCAGCTCGGCAGTGCAGTAGCCGACCAGCGCCCCGGCGTCCGTCACCGCGACAAAACAATTGCGCTCCGGCTCGAAGTAAGGTCGCGTGAAGCGTTCGCGCAGCCCATCAAGCGTATCCGCCTGATCGTCGCCGTCGAACGCCGACGCCGCGTTGATCACTTCCAGCAGCACGGGCAGGTCGTCCCACACGAAGCGCCGCAGCTTTACGGTGCGATCCCCGCTCTCGGCGCTCAACTCACGATCTCCGCCGGATTGCCGCGCAGCACCTTGCGATAGTGCACGAAGCGCACGTAGGTCTCGAAGCCTGCGCGCTGGTAAATGCGGATTGCGCCCGGCACGTCGTCGCGCACGCCGAGGCCCGCACGCTCGTAGCCGTGCGCCTGTCCGGCCTGCATGCCCGCGCGCAGCAGCGCTGTACCCAGCCCGTGCCCGCGTTCCGAGTGCAGTACGGTCAGCCGCCCAACCCACGTCAGGCCGGGGTCGTCCGGACCCCACGGCTGCATGACGCAGATCCCGACGATCTCGTCGCCGCGACACACCACCCGCCACAGGTCCGGCGTGGCGTCGGTTCCGCCCAGGAAGTGCTGCGTCCACTCCTCATACGGCATCTTCACGCCCTGCCCGCCGCCATCCATGAAGCCCGCCTGATCGACCTCGTAAAACGCGGGCAGATCGCGTGCGCGGTCGAAGGCGCGCAGCGTGATGCCCTCCGGCAGCGGCCACGGCTCGATTGGCTGGCCGAGGTCGATACGCATCCGGTAGGAGGACCGCAGCTCCGCGTAACCTTCCGACGCCGCCAGCTCGACCGCCGCCGTATTGGCATAGTTCAAGAAGCGCTGGATGAACACGGCCTTGTCGCGATCCGGCTGCGCCATCGCCCACGCCTCGAACTCAGCATCCGCAGCGCGTAACAGCGCCCGCCCTATGCCGCGCTCACGCCAGTCGGGGTGCACGACGCCCCAACCGTAGCCCCACACGCGGTCTTCGTTGGTGCGCCGCTCGACGTAGGCGTAACCGACGATCCGCTCGTCCGGCGTTACCGCCACCAGCAGATCCGATTCCGGCGTGCTGAACTCTTCCAGTTCCTCGCGCAGCGTATCGTCCGTATAGCGCTCGTCGTCGTTGTCATGCTCACCTGCCGCGTTAGCCAGCGTAACCAACGCGGGCAAATCGTCCCACGTAAACCGGCGGATCTGAAACTGCGCGTGTCCGGCCATAGGGTGCTTTGTCGCTCCTGGTGCGGAAAAATCAGGCGTCAACTGTATCCGGCCCGGCGGCGGCTGGCAACCCGAGCTTCATGCTCTGCGCGGCGAATCCCGGTACAATAGAGGCATACTTCTGGCTGTGGTCAGGTTCATTCCATTGAGGAGTTCCGCATGACGCACGGTGAGGATCTGGCGGCAAGTGTGGCGTACTGCGGGCTGGTGTGCGGCCTGTGCGATCACAGCGCGGCCTGCAACGGCTGCCGCGCCGAGGCGTGCACCACGGACGGCTGCGACAAAGCCCACTGCGCGATCCGCCAGTGCTGCCTGGATCACGACATCGCGGGGTGCTGGGACTGCGACGAGTTCCCCTGCGACAAGGGCCGCTACGCCGATGCCAATCGCGGGCAGACGGTCGGCTTCGTGACGTACATTCAGGACGAGGGCCTCGACGACTTCGTGACCGTGCTGCTGGCCAACGAGCAGCGCGGCATCCGCTACGGCATGGATGGCCCCTACTACCACGCGGGCGCGGACACAGTGTCAGCCCTGCTCGATATGGCGCGGCGGGAGTAGGCTACCCACGCAAGCCCACGGGATCAAAAAAGCCAGGCTTGCGCCTGGCTTTTGAGTCGTGCGGTTAAACGTTCTTAGTTCTTGCGATCCGGGTCGAGTGCGCCCAGGTCACCGATACGCGGCCAGCCCTTTTCACGCAGCACGGCATGTGCGGCGGAGAGGCGAGCGATCGGCACGCGGAACGGCGAGCAGCTCACGTAGTTCAGGCCGAGGGTGTGGCAGAACTCGATGCTGTTCGGGTCGCCGCCGTGCTCACCGCAGATCCCGATCTCCAGACCAGGACGGGTCGCGCGGCCCTTCTCGACGGCCATCTTCATCAGCAGGCCGACGCCATCGCGGTCGATGGTCTGGAACGGGTTGACCGGCAGGATACCCTGCTCGACGTACTGGAGCAGGAAGTGACGCTCGGCGTCGTCGCGGCTGAGGCCGTAGGTCATCTGCGTCAGGTCGTTCGTGCCGAAGCTGAAGAACTCCGCCAGCTCAGCGACTTCGTCAGCCGTCAGTGCTGCGCGCGGGATCTCGATCATCGTGCCGAACTTGTAGCTGACCGTGGCATTCTTCTCGTCCATAACGGCCTTCGCTTCGTCCAGCAGCAGCTTCTGCAGGAACTTCAGCTCGTTGACGTGGCCGATCAGCGGGATCATGACCTCAACGTGCACGTCCACGCCTTCCTTGGCCGCGTCGCACGCCGCCTCGAAGATCGCGCGGACCTGCATCTTGTTCACGTCGGGCATCATCACGCCCAGGCGAACACCGCGCAGACCCAGCATGGGGTTGTATTCCTGAAGCTCATTGGCCTTCGCCAGCAGCTTTTCCTTGACGCCCGCGTCCTCGCCCTTGACTTTCGCCACGGCGACGTCGACCATCAGCTCTTCACGGCTGGGCAGGAACTCGTGCAGCGGCGGGTCGATCAGGCGGATGATGACGGGCAAGCCATCCATCGCCTTGAAGATGCCGTGGAAGTCGTCGCGCTGTTCGGGCAGCATCTTGGCCAGCGCCGCCGCCTTGGCCGCGTCGTCATCGGCCAGGATATAGTTCTGGAAGAGCTGCGTGCGCTCGCCCAGGAACATGTGCTCGGTGCGGCACAGGCCGATGCCCTGCGCGCCGTAGCTGCGGGCGCGGGTCGCCTGCTGCGGATCGTCGGCGTTGGCCCACACCATCATGCGGCGGGTTTCGTCGGCCCAGCTCAGGATCTTCTGAAGCTCAGTCTGCTCCTCGAATTCGGGAACAACCACCGGGATCGTGCCCAGGTAGACATCGCCCTTCGCGCCGTTCAGCGAGATGACGTCGCCTTCCTTGACCACCACATCACCGACCGTGAACTTGCGTTCCTTCAGGTTAATATTGATCTCGCCGCAGCCCGACACGCACGGCTTACCAAGCTGGCGGGCGACCACAGCGGCGTGGCTGGTTGCGCCGCCTTCCTGCGTCAAAATACCCTTAGCGGCCAGCATCCCGTGCACGTCATCCGGCTCGGTCAGCGGGCGGACCAGGATCACATCTTCGCCTTCTTCTTTGGTCTTCTGTTCCGCCGTGTCGGCGTCGAAGTAGACCTTACCGACTGCCGCGCCCGGCGAGGCGTTCAAACCGTGCGCCAGCACGGGGGTCTTGGCCAGCACTTCGAGATCGAAGCGCGGGTGCAGCAGTTGGTCGATGTCGCTGGCCTGGACGCGCGCCACGGCTTCGGTCTGGCTGATGAGGCCCTCGTCCACCATGTCGGTGGCGATCTTCACCACGGACGCGGCGGTACGCTTGCCGCTGCGGGTCTGGAGCATCCACAGCTTACCGGCTTCGATCGTGAACTCGATATCCTGCATCTCGCGGTAGTGCTGTTCGAGCTTGTCCGCGATTTCCTGAAGTTCATGCCAGGCCGACGGAATTTCTTCTACCAGCTTGGAAACTTCGGTCGGGGTGCGGGCACCGGAAACGACGTCTTCACCCTGCGCGTTGAGCAGGTACTCGCCGTAGAATTTCTTTTCGCCGGTGGAAGGGTTACGGGTGAAGGCTACGCCGGTGCCGCTCTTGCCGTCCGCGAAGTTGCCGTAGACCATCGTCACGACGTTGACTGCCGTGCCCCAATCGTGCGGGATGCCGAAATTATTGCGGTAGTCCACCGCGCGCTTGCCGTTCCAGCTCTTGAAGACGGCTTCCGTGCCCAGACGAAGCTGATCGTACGGATCTTCGGGGAACGGCTGGCCGGTATGATTCTCAACCAGTTCCTTGAAGCGGCGGGCACATTCCTTCCAGCCCGCTGCCGACACTTCGGCGTCCGTCTTGACGCCCTCTTCCTTGCGGATGTCGTCGATAATTTCTTCAAACGGCTCCGCGGGCGCGCCCAGCACGACCTTACCGAACATCTGGATCAGGCGGCGGTAAGAGTCCCACGCGAAGCGCATATCACCGAACTTCGCGCCCATCGTCTCGACGCCCGCGGGGGTCAGACCCAGGTTGAGGATGGTGTCCATCATACCGGGCATCGACACGCGCGCGCCCGAACGAACCGACACCAGCAGCGGATTGTTCGCATCACCGAACGTCTTGCCGGTCTGCTCGTTCAGCTTTTGCATGCTGGCGACGACCTGATCCCACATGCCGTCAGGGAACCCGCCGTCTTTCTGATAGGCAATGCAGGCTTCGGTCGTAGCCGTGAAGCCGGGTGGGACCGGGATGCCGATGCGCGTCATTTCTGCCAGGTTGGCGCCCTTGCCACCCAGCAGGTTACGCATCTCGGCGTCACCTTCCTCGAACATATACACCCACTTATGCGCCATCTAAATCTCTCCTCAATGGTTTGCAGGGATGGACACTACACAAAGATCGATCAAACACGCGATCGACGTCAGCGCCGTGACAGGGTACCAAATCGACGTCGCGTCTTCGCGCCGAGACTGGCGAGGTTTGCTGATGCAACCTGGAAGATTATGCCGCTTGGCTTCCGCCTTCACTAGTGAAGAAACGCACTAGACGAAATGACGGGTGTCACGCCGGGACAACGATACCCCGTCCAGGGCTTGTAGTCAACCATTTCGCGACCTATGCACCCCCTGCCCATGTCCAGTGACAAACCGCGTGCATTTGCAAGAAAAATACGCCTGAAACCCTCGCGAAAAAGCGGATGAGGCACCATGCTAAGCTGCCGCGCGGCCACACAGATTGACCAGATACTGGGAAAGGCCAAGGGAGATAATTCATCTTTATACAATTGCGGAGTTGCTTGAGAGATTTATCAATGTTATATATGAGTCGAGTATCAATCGGAGGGCCAAGCGTGGCCTGGCAGTTTAACCCCTACGTTATTCCTTTATTCATCGGCATCGTACCGCTCTTCGGGTTTGCCTACTTTGGCTGGCAGCGCGGGTCGGGCCTCGATGTGAAGCTGTTCTATATGAACGCTCTCTCCACGGCGTTCATGGTCCTGGCTTACATCATGGAGATGCTTTCGGCCAATGCGTCCGCGATCTTTTTCTGGCTGAAGGTCGAATATCTCTTCTTCTACACGCCCGCACTGTGGCTGTTGTTTGTGCTAGTCTACACCGGCACCATCGACCGCATCACGCCCCCGGCGCTGCTCCTGTTCCTTCCCTCCACCATCCAGACGCTGGCCACATGGACCAACGCCTACCATCACCTCAACTGGGCCACGGTCGGCACAATCGAGGTCGACGGGCTGGTCGTCTTCCACCGCACCTACGGCCCAGTCTTCGTGTTGGCGGGCATCTACTACTTTGCGCTGGTCGCGATCATGTTTGCGATCACGCTGCGCGCGCTCGTGCACGCGCCACGCCCGTACCAGAATCAGCTCAGCCTGATGCTGATGGCGATCTCCTTTCCGCTCGCAGCCTTCATCATCACCACGTTGGACCTCAGCCCGCTGCCCTACTTCGACGTGATGCCGGTGGGCTGGATTCTGGCCTATCTGTGCATGGGCTGGGGCCTGCTGCGGTTCCGTCTGCTCGACCTGATCCCCCCGGCCCGGTCGATCATCATGAACAGCATTACAGACGCGATCCTTGTGTTGGACACGCAGGATCGCGTCCTGGACATCAATCGCACGGGTGAGCGGTTGATCGGCCTGCAGGCGGCGGCGCTTATTGGCCAGCGGGCGCACGTCGCGCTGGCAGGGTTGCCGGGGCTGCTGGAAGGGTACGAAGAAGCGATTAGTGTGGCACGTACTGAAATCGAGGTGGAACGCCAGGGTGTGCCGCACGTCTTCGACATGCGCATCTCGCCCATCAACGCGGGCAAGCGCCTGCGCGGGCGGGTCGTCGTACTGCGTGACGTCACCGACCGAAAAAGGGCCGAAGAGACGATCCGGCGCTACGCGACGGAACTGGAGAGGCGCAACAACGAGTTGGATGCGTTCACGCACACCGTCGCGCACGACCTGAAAACGCCGCTCCAGATCATCGTCGGCTACACCGAGCTGCTCGACGACAGCGACGGCCACGTGATCTCCGCCGAAGGCAAAGAGTACCTGCTCTACCTGCAAGAATCCGCCACGCAAATGCGCGACATGATCGGTGAAATGCTGCTGCTGGCGCAGCTGCGCAACCCCGACATGGTGCTGGTCAACGTCAACGCGGAGCTGGCCGTACGCGCCGCCGTCGCCCGCTCGCACGACACCATCATGCAGCGCAGCATCGAGGTCGTCGTCGTGCCGCCGCTGCCCCCGGCCCACGCGCACCCCGTCTGGTTCGAAGAGATCATGGCGAACCTGATCGGCAATGCGATCAAGTACATCGGGCGCGACAACCTCGCGCCGCGCGTCGAGATTCGCGGCAGCCTGGACGGCAGACGCGTGCGCTACGACGTCATCGACAACGGGTTGGGTATCGCGCCGGAGAACCTGGACCGGCTGTTCGAGATGTTCACGCGCTTCCATACCGACCAGGCCAGCGGCAGCGGGATCGGCCTATCGATCGTGCAGCGCATCGTCAACCGGCTGCACGGCGAGATCCGGGTCGAAAGCACGCCGGGCAAAGGCAGCACGTTCAGCATCTTCCTGCCCGCCGCCGACAGCACCAGCGCGATCGCGTCTATGCTCGAAGTCGCCGCTGCCGAGTCCGCCGACCGCTCGCTTACCCTGATGGCCTAACCCCCTGCGGACGTGGCGCCGCTCGGCTGCACGGTCAGCCAGAACGTCCCGGTGGTCGGCCCCCATTCATCTCCCGCGCGCGTCGCAATGATCGAGTAAGGCCCCGTTGATGGAATGGTGAAGCTTTGAATGGCAGCCCAGTCACCTGTCTGGTCCCCCAATTCATACTCGAGAACCTGTCCTTCAGGGTCAACCAGCATCAGTTGTGGGATCAACGTTCCGCCCGTGCGCTCCACCAACACGTCGATCATTTCTCCGGCAGTGCCCTGATAGGTCCAGGTATACGCCCAACGTTCCGCCGTAATCTCCCCTTCGACCGGCGTATCGGGCTTGACCGTACCACTGTTCAAGAGCAGCGCTGGACTATCCAATCCCGCGCCGACCAGATCCACCCGCATCTCGTAGCTTCCGGTGGAACGCCCTTCGCGCTGCCCGTAGCGCATCACGCGAATGCGATGCGCCCCCGCGCCTCTCACCGCGACGTTGGGCAAAATCGCGTCGTCATATGCAGCGCCTCGCTGCCCGGCATCAAGCACCCATCCCATATCCGTCACAATGGCAACTGTGGGGATCAGCGTATTAGGCGTCTTTTCCGAATCCGCCGGGCTGCGCCAGACATAAATCGTTATCCTGTCGTTGCCCTGCGTCGTCAACAGCCAGTCTTCGTACCACTTATCGTTGGTCAGCTCGCCCCGCACCACGACGCCATACTCGACCGTCCGCGCCGTATGCGTCACGCGCGCACTGCCCTCCCCAGCGCTTTCCAGGATGACGTCCAGCTCGTAGTCGCCGGTCGTCGCGCCGGACATGCCCCACTCACGCTGAACGACAATCTGATATTCCCCGGCACCGTCCAGGTCGGTATACATCTCAGCGCCCCCGTCCTCGTGGGTGAATCCCACGCCCAGGGAGCGGCCATTAGCATCGAACATCTCCACGCGGAGCCGTAAGTTGCCGCAAGTGCGGCGTGCTTTTACCCGTATCCAATCGTCCGCGTCCGTGGTAAACGTGTACACGTGCCGCCAGTGATCGGCGTCAATCGTACTCCTGACCGGGACGTCATAGTCCACCGCGCCCAGCACCATCTGGTTGGCGGGCGTGTCTTCCGGCGCACCCAGCTTCGTCACGGTCAGCCGGTACGTGCCCAACGTAGGCAGGTGGTCCAGGTAGAGGCTCTCGACGACGATCTGGTAGAGACCGGCGGCGGGCAGACTGAGTGTTCTGAGCCAGACGAAGCCGCTGTAGTCCTCTGGGCCATCGACGCGTGAAATCTCAGCACCGGTCGCGTCGAACAGCCGGATGTCCGGGAACAGGCGGCCACTCAGGCGCTCGACCTTGACCAGCATGCGGTCGGCGGCGTCGGCTTCGAAGGCCCAGCTTTGGGACAGCGTGAAGCGGTCGATGGCCCCTTCGACTGGCTGGTCATACGTGACGGTCGGCGGTGGCTCCGCAGGTTCCGTCGCCTGGGCGCCCACAAACCACCCGGCGCCCGATCCTGTACTTGCGTCGTAGCCGCTTCGGGCCAGCACCACGACCGGGAACGCGGCGGCCAGGGCCACCGCCACCGTCAGCGGCACGATTCGGATGGTCGTCTTCATGTGAGTAATCTCCTACTCCCCCAGGCCGCGCACGTCTGTCAGCCAACCTCATTATACTTAATACTTAATCTCCGTTTTGCCCTCGCCCGCCAAATGTCCAGCTTTTTTAACAACCGCGCGCGCTTCCCGTGCACGTGGGCCGGGCGTCGTGCAGCCGCCCGTCTGCGCACTTGACAATCCTCCGTGAACACGACATAACTAAGATCCTGAAAACGGCTGGTGCTTTCGCCCTGGTAGAGCGACCCCCACAAGGAGACTCGCTATGTTCCACAAGCGTATCGCTGTGATCCTGCTCGTCATCGCCCTCGCAAGCTTCACCGTGCCGGGTGTGCTGGCGCAGGGTGATTCTCCCTCGTCACCCGTGCCGCCGGGCCGCCTGGTGATCGGCGACGATAGCGGCCTGTTCACTATCCTGCCGGATGGCTCGGACCGGACGCCTTTGGTCGAGGAAGACGACGCGGGCTGCTGGCTGCGCGACGGCCTGTGGAACCCCGACATGACGCTGCTGGCCTATACGCGCATCTGCGGCGGCGAAACAGCGACCGATTGGCACGGCAGCGACCGCACCGCCAGCATCTACCTGTACGATCCCGACAGCGGCGACAGCACGGAGCTGATCCCGAACGAAGGCTCGTACCAGGATTACGCGTCGTCGTGGCACCCGGACGGCAACCGGCTGGCGATTTATTCCAACCGGGGCGACGACGGGCGCTATGACCTGTTCGTGGTCGATACGACCAGCGGTGACGTGACCCAACTCACCGCCTTCGACGACGACACGGGCCGCGCGACGTGGGACCCGACCGGGCGCTATCTGCTCTATAACCGCTACGTCGCGCGCGAAGCCGACTCCGAGTGGGAGATTCGCGTGCTGGACACCGACACCGACGTCGAGTCGCCGGTCGCCGTGGGCCTGACCCCGCACTGGAGTCCTGACGGGCAGTGGATCGCCTACACGACCGAGGGCGACGTGTCGGACGTGTTCGTCCTTTCCGCCGCGTGCATCTACGACGGCGCGCCGTGCGAAGCGGACACTAACGCGCGCAACGTGACCTATACGCCGGACATCGCCGAGCGCGAGCCGATCTTCAGCCCCGACCAGACGCAGATCGCGTTCCTGCGCGACGCGGACGTGGACCCGATCGGCTTCACCTGGGATGTCTATCGCCAGGAAATCCGCACCGGGATCAACCAGAACCTGACGGGCTCGAACGCCGTGCAGGAGCGCCTCACCAGTTGGGAGCCAGTTCCCGACGCGGAGATGGTCGATGTCGAGCCACTGCTGCCCGTGATCGCACGGGTGCAGTCGTCCACGCCCGCCAATCTACGCGGCGAGGCGTCGGTCAGTTCGGCCCGCGTCGGCACGGCGATCAACGGGCGCATCCTGTTCATTCAGGGCACTGACGAGACCCAGGACTGGTATTGGGTCACCCTGCCGGAAGACGGCGCGACGGCCTGGATCTTCGGCGACCTGATCACCGTTGCGGTGGGCAGCACGGATGCGCTGCCGGTCGTGAACGCGGTGGCAACGGCGGAGCCGCAGTAGCGCCACCGTTGCACTTGGAGCCAACCAACCGCCCTCCCCTGACGAGGGCGGTTTTCGTTCCGACGCGATTCGGTCATCGACGAGACCTCACCCCGGCCCATGTCCGCAGGGGCGCATGGCGATACGCCCCTACACAACGTAAATTCTCACGATCCCGTAGGGGGTAGGGCAAGCCCTACCCGGCCTTGCTCATAACGGGTGGGGCAAGCCCCCGCCCCTGCGAAAGGCAGGACCACTCAACGTTCGGAGGGAATACTTAACTCGCTGTAGATCGGGACATCCGTGCCCCCGCCGCTTGACAGACGGGCCGCACACGTTATGCTTTTATATGGTGCACTCTTACACCGGCACGCCCGGCAGCGCACCAATTCTGGCTCAGAAGGGATTCGCAGCCATGTACAATGACTACACGCCCAGCGCCTTCGCCCGCAGTTCGCCCACGCCGATGGCTCCCCACGGCCACACCATGAAGATCATCGCCCGGCGCGCCCGGATCGAGCACATGGCCGTGGAGCTGCTGCGCCTCAGCAGCAGCCTGCGCCTGCCCGTCCCCGTCGAAGAAATCTACGCGCATCCGCCGCTGCAACTGTGGATCGTGGACCCCGACCGCACACCTCCGCTGGCCCCGCCCTCCGACGAAACTTTTGCCGGGCGGCAGAGCATCGCGCAGGCCATCGCGCGGCTGGTCGGCGAAAGCGCCTGGACGACGCGCGTCCGCCTGATGTCCACCAAGCCGTTCACCCCGGACGACATCGCGACCTTCGCCGACACGCTGCTGGTGCCAACCGCCCTGCTCTCCGCGCTGAACGACCGCCAGCGCGCGCCGCAGATCGTCTCGGCGCTGTTCCAGGTGCCGCTCTCGACGGCGGTCAAACGCCTCACTGAACTGGGCTATCTGACCGCCGATCCCAAGATCGTGCAGCCCGATCTCTCTCCCGAACACTGATCGCGCGTCGCCGCGTACCGGCCCGACTCAGCGCTTCAATTTGGCGCGTCCTGTGCTACAATGGGCCGCATGAACGAGAACACCAACACCCGCAGCTATCGTTACTATGACCTGATCATGGCGCTGTTCGTGACGGTCCTGCTCATCAGCAACCTATTGAGCAGCGCGAAGATCATCGATCTGAAAATGAGCCTGGGTCCCATCGCGCTGGCCTTTGACGCCGGGACGCTCGTCTTCCCTATCAGCTACATCTTCGGCGACGTGCTGACCGAAGTGTACGGCTACAAGCGCTCGCGCCGGGTGATCTGGGCGGGCTTCGGAGCCAACGTGCTGCTGGGGCTGTTCGTGTGGATCGCGGCGGCGCTGCCCGGCGAGGCCGAATGGCAGGGCTACGCGGGCCAGGGCGCGTATGACGCGATCCTGGGCGGCATCAGCGGCCTGATCGTGGCAAGCCTCGCGGCGTACTTCCTGGGCGCGTTCTCCAACAGCTACGTGCTCGCCAAGATTAAGGTGTGGACCGGCGGGCGCTGGCTGTGGATGCGCACCATCGGCAGCACGCTCGTCGGCGAGGGCGTCGATACCATCGTGTTCACGGTGATCGCAACGCTGCTGGGCGTCTTCCCACCGGAGATTTTCGTCTCGCTGGTGGTCACCAACTACATCCTCAAGGTAGGGCTGGAAGCGCTCATGACGCCGCTCACCTACCGCATTGTCAACCTGCTCAAACTGCTGGAGCGCGAGGATTATTACGACCGCGCGACCGATTTCAACCCATTCAAGTTGAGTGTCTGATCACCCGCAAAGGATTCCCATGACCGACCAGCCCGACGATCTGCAGGACCTGCTCGACGGCGCAGGACTGACCGAAGACGAGAACCTGCCTGAGGACCACCGCAGCGGCTTCGTGGCCGTGATTGGCCGCCCTAACGTGGGCAAATCCACACTGATGAACGCCATCCTGGGCGAGAAGATCGCCATCGTCAGCCCCAAGCCGCAGACGACCCGCCTGCGCCAGTTGGGCATTCTGACCCGCGACGACGCGCAGCTCATCTTCGTGGACACGCCCGGCATTCACCGCCCGCGCACGCCGCTGGGCGAGTTTATGGTGTCGGTGGC contains:
- a CDS encoding GNAT family N-acetyltransferase — encoded protein: MSAESGDRTVKLRRFVWDDLPVLLEVINAASAFDGDDQADTLDGLRERFTRPYFEPERNCFVAVTDAGALVGYCTAELDPRFGTGWGTGAVLPGCRRQGIGTALLRAADARHLERADADMSPDLPLRVRRFARDAAASTVALLERAGYVVVRSSWFMHVELAGLPEPPALPDGITLRPFDRDRDAQAVHAAEADLFGENWGYQPVPFEVWRHMRLGAGFDPGLWLVAVENDAVVGLCLGGPWGETDPGRGWINALGVRTDRRRRGLGSALLRHGFAALRRRGFTAGGLEVDAENDSNAVALYERAGMSVRRRYLLFDKTLRETGE
- a CDS encoding GNAT family N-acetyltransferase — its product is MAGHAQFQIRRFTWDDLPALVTLANAAGEHDNDDERYTDDTLREELEEFSTPESDLLVAVTPDERIVGYAYVERRTNEDRVWGYGWGVVHPDWRERGIGRALLRAADAEFEAWAMAQPDRDKAVFIQRFLNYANTAAVELAASEGYAELRSSYRMRIDLGQPIEPWPLPEGITLRAFDRARDLPAFYEVDQAGFMDGGGQGVKMPYEEWTQHFLGGTDATPDLWRVVCRGDEIVGICVMQPWGPDDPGLTWVGRLTVLHSERGHGLGTALLRAGMQAGQAHGYERAGLGVRDDVPGAIRIYQRAGFETYVRFVHYRKVLRGNPAEIVS
- a CDS encoding DUF3795 domain-containing protein is translated as MTHGEDLAASVAYCGLVCGLCDHSAACNGCRAEACTTDGCDKAHCAIRQCCLDHDIAGCWDCDEFPCDKGRYADANRGQTVGFVTYIQDEGLDDFVTVLLANEQRGIRYGMDGPYYHAGADTVSALLDMARRE
- the ppdK gene encoding pyruvate, phosphate dikinase yields the protein MAHKWVYMFEEGDAEMRNLLGGKGANLAEMTRIGIPVPPGFTATTEACIAYQKDGGFPDGMWDQVVASMQKLNEQTGKTFGDANNPLLVSVRSGARVSMPGMMDTILNLGLTPAGVETMGAKFGDMRFAWDSYRRLIQMFGKVVLGAPAEPFEEIIDDIRKEEGVKTDAEVSAAGWKECARRFKELVENHTGQPFPEDPYDQLRLGTEAVFKSWNGKRAVDYRNNFGIPHDWGTAVNVVTMVYGNFADGKSGTGVAFTRNPSTGEKKFYGEYLLNAQGEDVVSGARTPTEVSKLVEEIPSAWHELQEIADKLEQHYREMQDIEFTIEAGKLWMLQTRSGKRTAASVVKIATDMVDEGLISQTEAVARVQASDIDQLLHPRFDLEVLAKTPVLAHGLNASPGAAVGKVYFDADTAEQKTKEEGEDVILVRPLTEPDDVHGMLAAKGILTQEGGATSHAAVVARQLGKPCVSGCGEININLKERKFTVGDVVVKEGDVISLNGAKGDVYLGTIPVVVPEFEEQTELQKILSWADETRRMMVWANADDPQQATRARSYGAQGIGLCRTEHMFLGERTQLFQNYILADDDAAKAAALAKMLPEQRDDFHGIFKAMDGLPVIIRLIDPPLHEFLPSREELMVDVAVAKVKGEDAGVKEKLLAKANELQEYNPMLGLRGVRLGVMMPDVNKMQVRAIFEAACDAAKEGVDVHVEVMIPLIGHVNELKFLQKLLLDEAKAVMDEKNATVSYKFGTMIEIPRAALTADEVAELAEFFSFGTNDLTQMTYGLSRDDAERHFLLQYVEQGILPVNPFQTIDRDGVGLLMKMAVEKGRATRPGLEIGICGEHGGDPNSIEFCHTLGLNYVSCSPFRVPIARLSAAHAVLREKGWPRIGDLGALDPDRKN
- a CDS encoding sensor histidine kinase, which codes for MAWQFNPYVIPLFIGIVPLFGFAYFGWQRGSGLDVKLFYMNALSTAFMVLAYIMEMLSANASAIFFWLKVEYLFFYTPALWLLFVLVYTGTIDRITPPALLLFLPSTIQTLATWTNAYHHLNWATVGTIEVDGLVVFHRTYGPVFVLAGIYYFALVAIMFAITLRALVHAPRPYQNQLSLMLMAISFPLAAFIITTLDLSPLPYFDVMPVGWILAYLCMGWGLLRFRLLDLIPPARSIIMNSITDAILVLDTQDRVLDINRTGERLIGLQAAALIGQRAHVALAGLPGLLEGYEEAISVARTEIEVERQGVPHVFDMRISPINAGKRLRGRVVVLRDVTDRKRAEETIRRYATELERRNNELDAFTHTVAHDLKTPLQIIVGYTELLDDSDGHVISAEGKEYLLYLQESATQMRDMIGEMLLLAQLRNPDMVLVNVNAELAVRAAVARSHDTIMQRSIEVVVVPPLPPAHAHPVWFEEIMANLIGNAIKYIGRDNLAPRVEIRGSLDGRRVRYDVIDNGLGIAPENLDRLFEMFTRFHTDQASGSGIGLSIVQRIVNRLHGEIRVESTPGKGSTFSIFLPAADSTSAIASMLEVAAAESADRSLTLMA